A region of Streptomyces sp. WMMC500 DNA encodes the following proteins:
- a CDS encoding ABC transporter permease — translation MGAPPKRHPDDGLSAAELAAKYGLSVSGARPGLPEYVRQLWARRHFIMTFSRAKLTAQYSKAKLGQLWQVLTPLLNATVFFFIFGVLLGGRAGMSNDVYIPFLVTGVFVWTFTQQSVMSGVKSISGNLGLVRALHFPRAALPISFSLQQLQQLLYSMTVLAVILIAFGWYPDWTWLLIVPILALQYVFNTGLAMVFARLGSDTPDLAQLMPFILRAWMYGSGVMFPLQFMMVQRADAPQWAADLVAMNPAAVYMDLMRYALMGDFPMAYLPPYVWLLAAGWAVVVGAFGFVFFWKAEERYGRG, via the coding sequence GTGGGCGCTCCGCCCAAGCGCCATCCCGACGACGGGCTGTCCGCGGCCGAGCTGGCCGCCAAGTACGGCCTCTCGGTGAGCGGCGCGCGCCCCGGACTGCCCGAGTACGTGCGGCAGCTCTGGGCGCGCCGCCACTTCATCATGACCTTCTCGCGCGCCAAGCTCACCGCGCAGTACAGCAAGGCGAAGCTGGGCCAGTTGTGGCAGGTGCTGACACCGCTGCTGAACGCGACGGTCTTCTTCTTCATCTTCGGCGTGCTGCTCGGTGGCCGGGCCGGGATGAGCAACGACGTCTACATCCCGTTCCTGGTCACGGGGGTGTTCGTATGGACGTTCACCCAGCAGTCGGTGATGTCGGGCGTGAAGTCGATCTCCGGGAACCTGGGCCTGGTGCGGGCGCTGCACTTCCCGCGGGCCGCGCTGCCGATCTCGTTCTCGCTGCAGCAACTGCAGCAACTGCTGTACTCGATGACGGTGCTGGCGGTCATCCTGATCGCCTTCGGCTGGTACCCGGACTGGACCTGGCTGCTGATAGTGCCGATCCTGGCGCTCCAGTACGTCTTCAACACCGGCCTGGCGATGGTCTTCGCCCGGCTGGGCAGCGACACCCCTGACCTGGCGCAGCTCATGCCCTTCATCCTGCGCGCCTGGATGTACGGCTCGGGCGTGATGTTCCCGCTGCAGTTCATGATGGTGCAGCGGGCGGATGCGCCGCAGTGGGCCGCCGACCTCGTCGCGATGAACCCGGCCGCTGTATACATGGACCTCATGCGCTACGCACTCATGGGGGACTTCCCCATGGCCTATCTGCCGCCGTACGTCTGGCTGCTGGCGGCGGGCTGGGCCGTGGTGGTGGGTGCGTTCGGTTTCGTGTTCTTCTGGAAGGCTGAGGAGCGATATGGCCGTGGCTGA
- a CDS encoding glycosyltransferase — MTYEHQPRLPQARSPEDVRVGAVVITMGQRPEELRALLESVAKQDGAPVEVVVVAQGVTVPNIPQGVRVVELPENLGIPGGRNVGIEAFGDGGRDVDVLLFLDDDGLLPQQDTARLVREAFAADPRLGIVSFRIADPETGVTQRRHVPRLRASDPMRSSRVTTFLGGANAVRTTVFQEVGGLPDDFFYAHEETDLAWRALDAGWHIDYRADMVLHHPTMPPSRHAAYHHNVARNRVWLARRNLPAPLVPVYLGVWFLLTVARSPSRAVLKSWLVGFREGWRAPCGPRRPMKWRTVWRLTRLGRPPVI, encoded by the coding sequence ATGACATATGAACACCAGCCCCGGCTGCCTCAGGCGCGGAGTCCGGAGGACGTCCGGGTCGGCGCGGTCGTGATCACGATGGGCCAGCGCCCCGAGGAGCTGCGCGCGCTGCTGGAGTCCGTCGCCAAGCAGGACGGCGCGCCGGTCGAGGTGGTCGTCGTCGCCCAGGGCGTGACCGTGCCGAACATCCCGCAGGGCGTACGGGTCGTGGAGCTGCCCGAGAACCTGGGCATCCCCGGCGGGCGCAACGTCGGGATCGAGGCGTTCGGCGACGGCGGCCGCGACGTCGACGTGCTGCTCTTCCTCGACGACGACGGTCTTCTGCCACAACAGGACACGGCCCGGCTGGTGCGCGAGGCGTTCGCCGCCGACCCGCGGCTGGGCATCGTCAGCTTCCGCATCGCCGACCCCGAGACCGGGGTCACGCAGCGCCGGCACGTGCCCCGGCTGCGGGCCTCCGACCCGATGCGCTCCTCGCGCGTCACCACCTTCCTCGGCGGCGCCAACGCGGTGCGCACGACGGTGTTCCAGGAGGTCGGCGGGCTGCCGGACGACTTCTTCTACGCCCACGAGGAGACCGACCTCGCCTGGCGGGCGCTCGACGCCGGCTGGCACATCGACTACCGCGCCGACATGGTGCTGCACCACCCGACGATGCCGCCCAGCAGACATGCCGCGTACCACCACAACGTGGCCCGGAACCGGGTCTGGCTGGCCCGCCGGAACCTCCCCGCGCCCCTCGTCCCCGTCTATCTCGGTGTCTGGTTCCTGCTCACAGTGGCACGCAGCCCCTCGCGAGCTGTGCTGAAATCATGGCTCGTAGGCTTTCGAGAGGGCTGGCGCGCACCGTGCGGGCCGCGCAGGCCCATGAAGTGGCGTACGGTGTGGCGGCTGACCCGGCTGGGACGACCGCCCGTGATCTGA